CGTGTCCAAAGGGTCACAAGAGCACGACCTCTTTGCTTCAAGACCAGCTGCCGGCTTCCCTGCGCCTGGCGATGATCTGGTGGAGCGTCCACTTGATCTCAATGATCTGATGGTTGAACATCCAACCGCAACCTTTTTCGTGCGGGTATCAGGTGATTCTATGGAAGGAGCTCGGATTTTTGATGGTGATATTCTTGTAGTAGATCGTTCGATTGAGCCTAAGAACGGCCTGATTGTAGTGGCTGCGGTCTACGGCGAGTTGGTAGTGAAGCGTTTGCGTAAGCTGTCTGGTGGTATGGCGCTCGTTTCAGAGCAAGAAGGCTACGAACCGATCAGTATTGATGAGGCCGAAGGATGTTATATTTGGGGTGTAGTGACCGGCAGTGCGCGGGTTTTTTAGTAAGAAATAGACAGTAAATTCGTCCTCGAACATATGAATACAAGAGTAACAAAATGGGGGTTTGTCGCCATGCTGGCGCTTTTTATCACAACGCCACTTTCGGTTGACGCTCGTGAGCAAGTAGCAGCTTGGCTACCATGGTGGTCTGAAGAGGCTGGGATCGAAAGTGCGACAAAGCACATGAAGAAGATCGATATTCTGTACCCATTCGTGTTCGAGGTGAAGGAGGACGGTTCCCTTTTGAATCGCGTTGATTTTGATGATAAGCAGTGGGAAGACCTCTTTGATGAGGCTGATGATGAGCGTGTAAAAGTGATCCCGACTGTGATGTGGTTCGATGGAGATGCGATCCATGAGGTTTTGAGCGACAGAAAGGCTCGCAAGGAGCACATCGATGAGATCGCGCGAATGGTGCGTAAATACCGCTTTGATGGGGTAAATATTGACTATGAAGGGAAGTTGTCGGAGACGATCGATGACTACTCTGATTTCCTCAAGGAACTCAATGATGAGCTTGGCCGTCGTCGCTATCTTACCTGTACGGTAGAGGCTCGCACTCCCCCAGAATCACGATGGAAAGAAGTGCCAGAAGTAATCAACTATGCCAATGATTATGAAGCAATGAACAAGCACTGTGATTGGATCGAAATCATGGCCTATGACCAGCAGCGAGCCGACTTAAAGCTCAATGACGAGCGTCGTGGGGTACCGTATATGCCAGTGGCAGACACCGAATGGGTAGAAAAGGTGGTAGAACTTGCGCTTGAGGATTTTGATGAAGATAAGGTATTACTCGGCG
Above is a window of Candidatus Nomurabacteria bacterium DNA encoding:
- the umuD gene encoding translesion error-prone DNA polymerase V autoproteolytic subunit: MTKPQHKVLVTSARPAVSKGSQEHDLFASRPAAGFPAPGDDLVERPLDLNDLMVEHPTATFFVRVSGDSMEGARIFDGDILVVDRSIEPKNGLIVVAAVYGELVVKRLRKLSGGMALVSEQEGYEPISIDEAEGCYIWGVVTGSARVF